In Poecilia reticulata strain Guanapo linkage group LG1, Guppy_female_1.0+MT, whole genome shotgun sequence, one genomic interval encodes:
- the LOC103466069 gene encoding coiled-coil domain-containing protein 149-like isoform X1 — protein sequence MDPSRRSESDWQGLLNEFLVCKRKLDSKKEALLILSKELDTCQQERDQYKLMANQLRERHQGLKKKYRELIDGDLSLPPDKRNQVNLAQLLRDSRERSSQLSEEMKELKQRLLEAQGDNKLLRMTITKQRLGDEEVGARHFPAHEREDLVKQLEQAREQNEVLVHSVKSLTDELQDVRAERDVFQQKAHRLNVEMNHIMGNDESRFLDIDALCMENRYLHERLRQLQEEVNLLKGNLVKYKSALESRKNSKMSGKPNSSALTGVLSAKQVKELLLSEENGCSLPVTPQSISDLKSLATALLETIHEKNMVIQHQRQINKILGNRVAELEKKLKTLEISGLWSLPGLTYNVSLGVFGRGKDAIILNTHLPEQVESLDPPQQEGVSVSPSDPNQVCATPAGSHSQEDAQTSTSLETSHLTLSEQLPEEEPASPQAEAANDEDCRKHDGSQTTACATAPLLSDCGPEAACLSEPHPPSSLSQRSERFEPITGGDDESEERNRGVETVEIESDVNNEINNIDRQKRAIQSDQEAHVCDSDDAHSLPGDALLSRSV from the exons ATGGATCCGTCCAGGAGGAGCGAAAGCGACTGGCAGGGGCTGCTTAATGAG TTCCTGGTTTGTAAGCGTAAGCTGGACAGTAAAAAGGAAGCTCTTCTGATACTGTCAAAGGAGTTGGATACCTGTCAGCAGGAGAGGGATCAGTACAAACTGATGGCCAACCAGCTCCGGGAGCGACACCAGGGGCTCAAAAAGAAGTACAGAGAACTTATT GATGGGGATCTCTCTCTGCCACCTGACAAGAGGAACCAA GTGAATTTAGCTCAGCTGCTGAGGGACTCCAGAGAACGAAGCAGTCAGCTTTCTGAGGAGATGAAGGAGCTCAAACAGCGACTGCTGGAAGCTCAGGGTGACAACAAG CTTCTGCGGATGACCATCACCAAGCAGAGGCTGGGGGATGAGGAAGTCGGAGCTCGACATTTTCCAGCACACGAGAGAGAGGATCTTGTGAAACAGCTGGAGCAAGCGAGGGAACAG AACGAGGTGCTGGTGCACAGCGTGAAGTCGCTGACGGACGAGCTCCAGGACGTGCGAGCTGAGCGGGACGTGTTCCAGCAGAAGGCTCACCGGCTCAACGTTGAAATGAACCACATCATGGGGAACGATGAGAGCCGATTCCTGGACATAGACGCCCTGTGCATGGAGAACAG gtACTTGCATGAGCGACTCCGTCAACTTCAAGAAGAGGTAAACCTGCTTAAAGGAAACTTGGTGAAATACAAG AGCGCCCTGGAGAGCAGGAAGAACTCTAAAATGAGCGGCAAACCCAACAGCAGCGCTCTGACGGGGGTTCTTTCTGCTAAACAAG TGAAGGAGCTCTTGCTCTCTGAAGAAAACGGCTGCAGTTTGCCAGTGACTCCTCAGTCTATCTCAGACCTCAAGTCTCTGGCGACGGCTCTGCTGGAAACGATCCACGAGAAGAACATGGTCATCCAGCACCAACGCCAAATCAACAA GATTCTTGGAAACCGAGTGGCAGAGCTggagaaaaaactcaaaactcttGAAATTTCTGGATTGTGGAGTCTTCCAG GACTGACTTATAATGTTTCTCTTGGAGTATTTGGAA GAGGAAAAGATGCTATCATCCTGAACACACATTTACCTGAACAAGTCGAATCACTTGATCCTCCCCAACAggaag gtGTCAGTGTTTCTCCAAGCGACCCGAACCAAGTCTGCGCAACTCCGGCTGGGTCACATTCTCAAGAAGATGCACAAACATCTACCAGCCTGGAAACATCTCATCTCACCCTTTCGGAGCAGCTGCCAGAGGAAGAACCAGCAAGCCCTCAAGCAGAAGCAGCAAACGACGAAGACTGTCGTAAACACGACGGATCACAGACGACAGCTTGCGCTACTGCTCCATTGCTGAGTGACTGCGGTCCTGAAGCAGCCTGCCTGAGTGAACCCCACCCACCGTCTAGTCTCAGTCAACGGTCAGAGAGATTTGAACCAATCACTGGAGGAGACGATGAGTCAGAAGAACGCAACAGGGGGGTAGAAACGGTGGAAATAGAGTCTGACGTGAACAATGAAATCAATAACATTGATAGGCAGAAGAGGGCCATCCAGTCAGATCAGGAGGCGCATGTGTGCGACAGTGACGATGCACACAGTCTTCCAGGAGATGCTCTCTTGTCTCGTAGCGTTTAG
- the LOC103466069 gene encoding coiled-coil domain-containing protein 149-like isoform X3, with translation MDPSRRSESDWQGLLNEFLVCKRKLDSKKEALLILSKELDTCQQERDQYKLMANQLRERHQGLKKKYRELIDGDLSLPPDKRNQVNLAQLLRDSRERSSQLSEEMKELKQRLLEAQGDNKLLRMTITKQRLGDEEVGARHFPAHEREDLVKQLEQAREQNEVLVHSVKSLTDELQDVRAERDVFQQKAHRLNVEMNHIMGNDESRFLDIDALCMENRYLHERLRQLQEEVNLLKGNLVKYKSALESRKNSKMSGKPNSSALTGVLSAKQVKELLLSEENGCSLPVTPQSISDLKSLATALLETIHEKNMVIQHQRQINKILGNRVAELEKKLKTLEISGLWSLPGGKDAIILNTHLPEQVESLDPPQQEGVSVSPSDPNQVCATPAGSHSQEDAQTSTSLETSHLTLSEQLPEEEPASPQAEAANDEDCRKHDGSQTTACATAPLLSDCGPEAACLSEPHPPSSLSQRSERFEPITGGDDESEERNRGVETVEIESDVNNEINNIDRQKRAIQSDQEAHVCDSDDAHSLPGDALLSRSV, from the exons ATGGATCCGTCCAGGAGGAGCGAAAGCGACTGGCAGGGGCTGCTTAATGAG TTCCTGGTTTGTAAGCGTAAGCTGGACAGTAAAAAGGAAGCTCTTCTGATACTGTCAAAGGAGTTGGATACCTGTCAGCAGGAGAGGGATCAGTACAAACTGATGGCCAACCAGCTCCGGGAGCGACACCAGGGGCTCAAAAAGAAGTACAGAGAACTTATT GATGGGGATCTCTCTCTGCCACCTGACAAGAGGAACCAA GTGAATTTAGCTCAGCTGCTGAGGGACTCCAGAGAACGAAGCAGTCAGCTTTCTGAGGAGATGAAGGAGCTCAAACAGCGACTGCTGGAAGCTCAGGGTGACAACAAG CTTCTGCGGATGACCATCACCAAGCAGAGGCTGGGGGATGAGGAAGTCGGAGCTCGACATTTTCCAGCACACGAGAGAGAGGATCTTGTGAAACAGCTGGAGCAAGCGAGGGAACAG AACGAGGTGCTGGTGCACAGCGTGAAGTCGCTGACGGACGAGCTCCAGGACGTGCGAGCTGAGCGGGACGTGTTCCAGCAGAAGGCTCACCGGCTCAACGTTGAAATGAACCACATCATGGGGAACGATGAGAGCCGATTCCTGGACATAGACGCCCTGTGCATGGAGAACAG gtACTTGCATGAGCGACTCCGTCAACTTCAAGAAGAGGTAAACCTGCTTAAAGGAAACTTGGTGAAATACAAG AGCGCCCTGGAGAGCAGGAAGAACTCTAAAATGAGCGGCAAACCCAACAGCAGCGCTCTGACGGGGGTTCTTTCTGCTAAACAAG TGAAGGAGCTCTTGCTCTCTGAAGAAAACGGCTGCAGTTTGCCAGTGACTCCTCAGTCTATCTCAGACCTCAAGTCTCTGGCGACGGCTCTGCTGGAAACGATCCACGAGAAGAACATGGTCATCCAGCACCAACGCCAAATCAACAA GATTCTTGGAAACCGAGTGGCAGAGCTggagaaaaaactcaaaactcttGAAATTTCTGGATTGTGGAGTCTTCCAG GAGGAAAAGATGCTATCATCCTGAACACACATTTACCTGAACAAGTCGAATCACTTGATCCTCCCCAACAggaag gtGTCAGTGTTTCTCCAAGCGACCCGAACCAAGTCTGCGCAACTCCGGCTGGGTCACATTCTCAAGAAGATGCACAAACATCTACCAGCCTGGAAACATCTCATCTCACCCTTTCGGAGCAGCTGCCAGAGGAAGAACCAGCAAGCCCTCAAGCAGAAGCAGCAAACGACGAAGACTGTCGTAAACACGACGGATCACAGACGACAGCTTGCGCTACTGCTCCATTGCTGAGTGACTGCGGTCCTGAAGCAGCCTGCCTGAGTGAACCCCACCCACCGTCTAGTCTCAGTCAACGGTCAGAGAGATTTGAACCAATCACTGGAGGAGACGATGAGTCAGAAGAACGCAACAGGGGGGTAGAAACGGTGGAAATAGAGTCTGACGTGAACAATGAAATCAATAACATTGATAGGCAGAAGAGGGCCATCCAGTCAGATCAGGAGGCGCATGTGTGCGACAGTGACGATGCACACAGTCTTCCAGGAGATGCTCTCTTGTCTCGTAGCGTTTAG
- the LOC103466069 gene encoding coiled-coil domain-containing protein 149-like isoform X2, giving the protein MHQGHDLFLVCKRKLDSKKEALLILSKELDTCQQERDQYKLMANQLRERHQGLKKKYRELIDGDLSLPPDKRNQVNLAQLLRDSRERSSQLSEEMKELKQRLLEAQGDNKLLRMTITKQRLGDEEVGARHFPAHEREDLVKQLEQAREQNEVLVHSVKSLTDELQDVRAERDVFQQKAHRLNVEMNHIMGNDESRFLDIDALCMENRYLHERLRQLQEEVNLLKGNLVKYKSALESRKNSKMSGKPNSSALTGVLSAKQVKELLLSEENGCSLPVTPQSISDLKSLATALLETIHEKNMVIQHQRQINKILGNRVAELEKKLKTLEISGLWSLPGLTYNVSLGVFGRGKDAIILNTHLPEQVESLDPPQQEGVSVSPSDPNQVCATPAGSHSQEDAQTSTSLETSHLTLSEQLPEEEPASPQAEAANDEDCRKHDGSQTTACATAPLLSDCGPEAACLSEPHPPSSLSQRSERFEPITGGDDESEERNRGVETVEIESDVNNEINNIDRQKRAIQSDQEAHVCDSDDAHSLPGDALLSRSV; this is encoded by the exons ATGCATCAAGGTCATGACTTG TTCCTGGTTTGTAAGCGTAAGCTGGACAGTAAAAAGGAAGCTCTTCTGATACTGTCAAAGGAGTTGGATACCTGTCAGCAGGAGAGGGATCAGTACAAACTGATGGCCAACCAGCTCCGGGAGCGACACCAGGGGCTCAAAAAGAAGTACAGAGAACTTATT GATGGGGATCTCTCTCTGCCACCTGACAAGAGGAACCAA GTGAATTTAGCTCAGCTGCTGAGGGACTCCAGAGAACGAAGCAGTCAGCTTTCTGAGGAGATGAAGGAGCTCAAACAGCGACTGCTGGAAGCTCAGGGTGACAACAAG CTTCTGCGGATGACCATCACCAAGCAGAGGCTGGGGGATGAGGAAGTCGGAGCTCGACATTTTCCAGCACACGAGAGAGAGGATCTTGTGAAACAGCTGGAGCAAGCGAGGGAACAG AACGAGGTGCTGGTGCACAGCGTGAAGTCGCTGACGGACGAGCTCCAGGACGTGCGAGCTGAGCGGGACGTGTTCCAGCAGAAGGCTCACCGGCTCAACGTTGAAATGAACCACATCATGGGGAACGATGAGAGCCGATTCCTGGACATAGACGCCCTGTGCATGGAGAACAG gtACTTGCATGAGCGACTCCGTCAACTTCAAGAAGAGGTAAACCTGCTTAAAGGAAACTTGGTGAAATACAAG AGCGCCCTGGAGAGCAGGAAGAACTCTAAAATGAGCGGCAAACCCAACAGCAGCGCTCTGACGGGGGTTCTTTCTGCTAAACAAG TGAAGGAGCTCTTGCTCTCTGAAGAAAACGGCTGCAGTTTGCCAGTGACTCCTCAGTCTATCTCAGACCTCAAGTCTCTGGCGACGGCTCTGCTGGAAACGATCCACGAGAAGAACATGGTCATCCAGCACCAACGCCAAATCAACAA GATTCTTGGAAACCGAGTGGCAGAGCTggagaaaaaactcaaaactcttGAAATTTCTGGATTGTGGAGTCTTCCAG GACTGACTTATAATGTTTCTCTTGGAGTATTTGGAA GAGGAAAAGATGCTATCATCCTGAACACACATTTACCTGAACAAGTCGAATCACTTGATCCTCCCCAACAggaag gtGTCAGTGTTTCTCCAAGCGACCCGAACCAAGTCTGCGCAACTCCGGCTGGGTCACATTCTCAAGAAGATGCACAAACATCTACCAGCCTGGAAACATCTCATCTCACCCTTTCGGAGCAGCTGCCAGAGGAAGAACCAGCAAGCCCTCAAGCAGAAGCAGCAAACGACGAAGACTGTCGTAAACACGACGGATCACAGACGACAGCTTGCGCTACTGCTCCATTGCTGAGTGACTGCGGTCCTGAAGCAGCCTGCCTGAGTGAACCCCACCCACCGTCTAGTCTCAGTCAACGGTCAGAGAGATTTGAACCAATCACTGGAGGAGACGATGAGTCAGAAGAACGCAACAGGGGGGTAGAAACGGTGGAAATAGAGTCTGACGTGAACAATGAAATCAATAACATTGATAGGCAGAAGAGGGCCATCCAGTCAGATCAGGAGGCGCATGTGTGCGACAGTGACGATGCACACAGTCTTCCAGGAGATGCTCTCTTGTCTCGTAGCGTTTAG
- the LOC103466079 gene encoding extracellular superoxide dismutase [Cu-Zn], producing the protein MRINRSSSGLQTALLVLLASCQCISANTDTLLPPEVSQYNGTLYAACKVRPSTSLPEGLPKVYGQVLFKQEQSEGKLQVLLRLNGFPAEDAPEPRAVHIHQYGDLSRGCDSTGGHYNPFSVNHPKHPGDFGNFVSQEGQIIELIESEATLFGGLSALGRAVVIHEKRDDLGLGGDIGSLLHGNAGRRLACCVIGMSSSSVWNTQHERFARQLRRN; encoded by the exons ATGCGCATTAACAG GTCATCGAGTGGACTCCAAACTGCTCTGCTGGTACTGCTGGCCAGTTGTCAATGCATCTCAGCAAACACCGATACTCTCCTTCCTCCAGAGGTCTCTCAGTACAATGGCACTCTGTATGCAGCCTGCAAAGTGAGACCCAGCACTTCACTTCCTGAGGGGCTTCCCAAGGTATACGGGCAGGTGCTGTTCAAACAGGAGCAGTCTGAGGGAAAGCTTCAAGTCCTCCTTCGGCTCAATGGCTTCCCAGCAGAGGACGCTCCAGAACCCAGAGCCGTGCACATCCATCAGTACGGAGACCTGAGCCGGGGATGCGATTCAACCGGTGGCCACTACAACCCGTTTAGTGTGAACCATCCTAAACACCCGGGAGACTTTGGCAACTTCGTCTCACAGGAAGGACAAATCATTGAGCTGATTGAATCAGAGGCCACCCTGTTTGGAGGCCTGTCTGCGCTCGGAAGAGCGGTGGTGATCCATGAGAAGAGAGACGACCTGGGGCTCGGCGGAGACATCGGGAGCCTGCTCCATGGGAACGCAGGCCGCAGGCTTGCCTGCTGCGTTATCGGGATGTCCTCCTCCAGCGTCTGGAATACGCAGCATGAGCGTTTCGCAAGGCAGCTTAGGAGGAATTAG
- the LOC103466085 gene encoding uncharacterized protein LOC103466085 has product MEPPSKRSSKAVSFLSPHTTATSDPVHISILGSGQPKQFAADLDDLLPSTSSSKNKDHQDGAGDFASTKASHYQTKKGAAFKRLFKSQRVVHQHHQTVSEPPHESESKSADKKGKSSRRLFHKLKSRKKHIKSTEKVGQEAKQELDVEAEQTDTKSIHTSLEHSSMWSNILDQNQRFDYNIVSTSLPNTLPNFSDVEKNCFDTDKKAKSSIKTAIKPSGKDLCEMKPGETFKNMKEKAEKSSFQTMDCRQAGNTVTENNSPGPLEHHVGSVETVKGNADTSGSYNQFYRFKKNVFFFDMESSLKENKQQSNADPAIGAEKLYISGDTGTESMPPSFRISAKSAGTDQRLQNKQDEAQEGPEHISFKTMRSITEVSSYSDLFLNPLESLRQIIPPNQPRRSLSELSFKHFSDSFEKRAHRSYLEAYLNSCLRQWREMKQKRSSESEPTGSSAEGRAETVSERLSSQPDAHSTNVRSIRSRFKRFTNVVRKRLSQLFKIRIVVTIYR; this is encoded by the exons ATGGAACCTCCCTCTAAGAGAAGCAGCAAAGCTGTTTCCTTTCTGTCTCCTCACACAACTGCAACTTCTGACCCTGTGCACATATCCATATTAGGTTCGGGACAACCTAAACAGTTTGCTGCTGACTTGGATGATCTGTTGCCATCAACCTCTAGCTCAAAGAATAAAGATCATCAAGATGGAGCTGGCGACTTTGCAAGTACAAAGGCGTCCCACTACCAGACAAAAAAAGGAGCAGCatttaaaaggctttttaaaagccAGCGAGTTGTTCACCAACACCATCAGACAGTCAGCGAACCTCCACATGAATCTGAGTCCAAATCTGCTGACAAGAAAGGAAAATCCAGCAGAAGGCTGTTTCATAAactaaaaagtagaaaaaagcaCATTAAATCAACAGAAAAGGTCGGTCAGGAGGCAAAGCAAGAGCTGGATGTTGAGGCAGAACAAACTGACACAAAATCTATTCATACTTCTCTTGAACACAGCTCAATGTGGTCCAATATTTTGGACCAAAATCAAAGATTTGACTATAACATTGTGTCAACTTCCCTCCCAAACACGCTACCTAATTTTTCTGATGTTGAGAAGAATTGTTTTGATAcagacaaaaaggcaaaaagcagcataaaaactGCCATTAAGCCCAGCGGAAAAGATTTATGTGAGATGAAACCAGgtgaaacctttaaaaatatgaaagaaaaagcGGAAAAGA gCTCATTCCAAACAATGGACTGCCGTCAAGCAGGGAATACCGTCACGGAGAACAATTCACCAGGTCCCTTGGAGCATCACGTGGGATCTGTGGAAACCGTAAAGGGAAATGCTGATACTTCTGGCAGCTACAATCAGTTTTacagatttaagaaaaatgttttcttctttgacaTGGAGTCATccttgaaagaaaacaaacagcaaagcaaTGCTGATCCAGCTATTGGTGCAGAGAAACTCTACATTTCTGGAGATACTGGAACAGAAAGTATGCCACCATCTTTTAGGATCTCAGCTAAAAGCGCAGGAACTGATCAGCGATTACAGAACAAACAAGATGAGGCTCAGGAAG GTCCTGAACACATTTCTTTCAAGACCATGAGGTCCATCACTGAGGTCTCAAGTTACTCAGATTTGTTCCTTAATCCCCTGGAGTCACTTCGTCAAATTATTCCACCCAACCAACCCAGAAGATCTTTATCAGAACTGAGCTTTAAGCATTTCTCTGATAG TTTCGAAAAGAGAGCACACAGGAGTTATTTAGAGGCCTACCTGAACTCTTGTCTGCGTCAGTGGAGGGAGATGAAGCAGAAACGTTCCTCAGAGTCAGAACCTACCGGCTCCTCTGCAGAGGGTCGGGCAGAGACAGTTTCTGAAAGGCTGTCCTCACAACCTGATGCCCATTCGACAAATGTTAGGTCCATTCGTAGCCGCTTCAAAAGATTCACAAACGTGGTGCGGAAAAGACTTTCCCAGCTGTTCAAGATACGAATCGTTGTGACCATCTACCGCTGA
- the LOC103466089 gene encoding pre-mRNA-splicing factor ATP-dependent RNA helicase DHX15, translating to MSKRHRLDLGDEYSSSKKRSDGRDRDRDRDREDRSRDRDRDRDRDRDRDRDRDSKLLPAAPSNSMPSMSSIPPIKQMNMHQQINPFTNLPHTPRYYEILKKRLQLPVWEYKDSFSDIITRHQSFVLVGETGSGKTTQIPQWCVDMVRALPGPKRAVACTQPRRVAAMSVAQRVADEMDVMLGQEVGYSIRFEDCSSAKTILKYMTDGMLLREAMNDPLLERYGVIILDEAHERTLATDILMGVLKEVVRQRQDLKVIVMSATLDAGKFQVYFDSCPLLTIPGRTHPVEIFYTPEPERDYLEAAIRTVIQIHMCEEDEGDVLLFLTGQEEIDEACKRIKREVDDLGPEVGDIKIIPLYSTLPPQQQQRIFEPPPPRKANGAIGRKVVVSTNIAETSLTIDGVVFVIDPGFAKQKVYNPRIRVESLLVTAISKASAQQRAGRAGRTRPGKCFRLYTEKAYKTEMQDNTYPEILRSNLGSVVLQLKKLGIDDLVHFDFMDPPAPETLMRALELLNYLAALNDDGDLTELGSMMAEFPLDPQLAKMVIASCEFNCSNEILSITAMLSVPQCFVRPTEAKKAADESKMRFAHIDGDHLTLLNVYHAFKQNHEANQWCYDNFVNYRSLMSADNVRQQLSRIMDRFSLPRRSTEFTSRDYYINIRRALCTGFFMQVAHLERTGHYLTVKDNQVVQLHPSTVLDHKPEWVLYNEFVLTTKNYIRTCTDIKPEWLVKIAPQYYDMSNFPQCEAKRQLERIIAKLESKEYTQY from the exons ATGTCCAAAAGACACCGTTTGGATTTGGGCGATGAGTACTCCTCCAGTAAGAAGCGGTCTGACGG GAGAGACAGAGACCGCGACAGAGATCGCGAGGACCGTTCCAGGGACAGGGATCGAGACAGAGACCGCGACAGGGACAGAGACCGGGACAGGGACTCCAAGCTGCTGCCGGCAGCTCCCTCTAACAGCATGCCGTCGATGTCGAGCATACCTCCTATCAAGCAGATGAACATGCACCAGCAGATTAACCCATTCACCAATCTGCCACACACGCCGCGCTACTACGAGATCCTGAAGAAAAGGCTACAGCTTCCGGTGTGGGAGTACAAAGACAGCTTCAGCGACATCATTACACGCCATCAGAGCTTTGTCCTTGTTGGAGAGACTGGCtctggaaaaacaacacag ATTCCTCAGTGGTGTGTGGACATGGTGAGGGCCTTGCCTGGTCCTAAGCGGGCCGTAGCTTGTACTCAGCCGAGGAGAGTGGCCGCCATGAGTGTGGCTCAGAGGGTTGCAGACGAAATGGATGTCATGCTTGGACAGGAAGTCGGCTACTCCATCAGATTTGAGGACTGCAGCTCTGCCAAGACTATATTAAA ATACATGACAGATGGTATGTTGCTGAGAGAGGCTATGAATGATCCTCTGCTGGAGCGATATGGTGTGATCATTCTGGATGAGGCCCACGAGCGAACTCTGGCCACAGACATCCTGATGGGCGTGTTAAAGGAAGTGGTTCGCCAAAGACAGGATCTgaag GTAATTGTGATGAGTGCCACCCTGGATGCAGGAAAGTTCCAAGTGTACTTCGACAGCTGCCCTCTGCTGACCATTCCTGGACGCACACATCCTGTAGAGATCTTCTACACCCCTGAACCGGAGCGGGACTACCTGGAGGCAGCTATTCGTACCGTCATTCAGATTCACATGTGTGAAGAGGATGAAGGTGACGTCCTTCTGTTCCTCACAGGTCAAGAG GAAATCGATGAAGCCTGTAAGAGAATCAAACGAGAAGTTGACGACCTTGGCCCCGAAGTCGGAGACATCAAAATCATTCCACTGTATTCCACATTGCccccgcagcagcagcagaggatcTTTGAGCCACCTCCTCCAAGAAAGGCAAACGGCGCTATAGGGAGAAAG GTTGTTGTGTCAACAAATATCGCTGAGACGTCGCTAACAATTGATGGTGTCGTGTTTGTCATTGACCCTGGATTTGCCAAACAGAAG GTGTACAATCCCCGCATCAGAGTTGAGTCTCTGCTAGTCACAGCCATCAGTAAAGCTTCGGCACAGCAGAGGGCGGGAAGAGCCGGCAGAACACGTCCCGGGAAATGTTTCCGTCTCTATACAGAGAAGGCCTACAAAACAGAGATGCAG GATAATACATACCCTGAGATTCTTCGGTCCAATTTGGGTTCTGTTGTGCTGCAGTTGAAGAAGTTGGGCATTGATGACCTTGTCCACTTTGACTTCATGGACCCTCCAG CTCCTGAAACGCTAATGAGGGCTCTTGAGCTTCTCAATTACCTGGCCGCTCTCAACGATGATGGTGACCTGACCGAGCTTGGCTCCATGATGGCAGAATTCCCGCTGGATCCTCAGCTGGCCAAGATGGTCATAGCAAGCTGCGAGTTTAACTGCTCCAATGAGATCCTCTCCATCACTGCCATGCTGTCAG TCCCACAGTGTTTTGTCCGTCCCACGGAGGCTAAGAAGGCAGCGGACGAGTCCAAGATGAGATTTGCTCACATTGACGGAGACCACTTGACGCTGCTCAACGTCTATCACGCCTTCAAACAAA accACGAAGCTAACCAGTGGTGTTACGACAACTTTGTCAACTACCGCTCATTGATGTCTGCTGACAATGTACGTCAGCAGCTGTCCAGGATCATGGACCGCTTCAGTCTGCCTCGGCGAAGCACAGAGTTTACCAGCAGAGATTACTACATCAATATCCGACGAGCGCTCTGCACCGGCTTCTTCATGCAG GTGGCTCATTTGGAGCGCACAGGCCATTACCTCACAGTGAAAGACAACCAGGTGGTCCAGCTGCACCCATCCACAGTTCTGGACCACAAACCTGAGTGGGTGCTCTACAACGAATTTGTTCTCACCACCAAGAACTACATCCGCACTTGCACAGACATCAAACCAGAGTG GTTGGTGAAGATTGCACCCCAGTACTATGACATGAGTAACTTTCCACAATGTGAAGCTAAAAGACAGCTGGAGCGAATTATTGCCAAACTAGAGAGCAAAGAGTACACCCAGTACTGA